The window TCAGAATAGCCACTCACTGTAATGTCAGCTAGTTTCTTGCTAAATTCTTCAGAGGGAAACTGCTTTCCTTCAATGGCCAGAGCGATGACATAATCTCTTTCACCAATTTTAGCCATAATTCGCTCAGCTTCCTTTTTCAATATCTGCTCATTTTCTGCCTGACTAGCCTTATCTGGCGTCTTCTCGTCAGCCAGTTCAATCAGTTCCAACTTTGTAAAACGACCTAAACGTTTACTATATTCAGCAATACCATCTTTAAGGTATTTTTCTTTCAATTTTCCAACGGTTATCAATTTTATTTTCATAAAAATATTGTAACATATCCACAGGTTTCTGCTAGTAGATAATCCGAAAAAATCTCAAAATTTCAAAGCAAATTCACATTATTCACATAGTTATCCACAGGTTGTGGATTGATTTTTGAAAACTTTAAGCTATAATTAAGAAAGCAAGAGTAATCTTAAGGAAAATGTAAGAAAGGAAAAGGATCCTCTATATGAAAAAATATTTGAAATTCGCTATTCTATTTGTAGTTGGTTTTGTGGGCGGATTAGCTGGTGCATTGACAGCCCCCCTATTTCAACCTCAAGTCCAGCAAGCTAGCTCAGCTATTACTAGCGTCAGCAATGTCCAATATGATAATGAAACATCGACAACCAAAGCTGTCGAAAAAGTACAGAACGCTGTGGTTTCCGTGATTAACTATCAAACTGCAGCAAGTAATAGCCTGAGCGCTATTTTTGGAAATATTGCCAGTTCCGACGAATTAGCAGTAGCTGGTGAGGGATCTGGGGTTATATATAAGAAAGATGGTAATAATGCCTATATCGTAACCAATACCCACGTAATCAATAATGCTGAAAAAATTGATATCCTTCTAGCTTCTGGAGAGAAAGTAGCTGGGGAATTAGTGGGTGCTGACACCTACTCTGACATAGCTGTTATCAAAATCACTGCAGACAAGGTGACAGCAGTAGCTGAATTTGCGGACTCAGACACCATTAAGGTTGGTGAAACAGCTATTGCAATCGGTAGTCCTCTAGGGAGTGTTTACGCAAATACCGTCACACAGGGGATTATCTCCAGCCTCAGTCGTACTGTCACCTCTCAGTCTGAAGATGGGCAAACCATTTCAACCAATGCTATTCAAACAGATACAGCTATTAACCCAGGTAACTCTGGTGGACCACTCATCAATATTCAAGGTCAAGTGATCGGAATTACTTCTAGCAAAATTTCCTCCAGTTCTTTGACTAGTTCTGGTGTTACAGTTGAAGGTATGGGATTTGCAATTCCTTCCAACGATGCGGTGGCCATTATCAATCAACTGGAAACAGATGGTAAGGTCAGTCGACCTGCTCTGGGTGTTCACATGGTTAACTTGACAGATTTGTCAACTAGTCAACTTGAAAAAGCAGGACTTTCCAACACTGAATTAACATCTGGTGTTATCGTTGTTTCTACACAAGCAGGCCTACCAGCAGATGGAAAATTTGAAACCTATGATGTTATTACTGAAATTGACGGGGATGTCATCGAAAATAAAAGTGATCTACAGAGTGCGCTTTATAAGCACCAAATTGGAGATAGCATAAGCATCACCTATTATAGAAACAATAAGAAAGAAACTGTTGACATCAAGTTGACACACTCTACCGAACAACTTCAATAATAGTAGTATCTAAACTAGACTTTACATGATTGTAAAGTCTGTTTTTTTTTGCTAAAATGAACATTATGGAAGAACTACGTACTATCAATATTTCAGATATTCAGCCAAATCCTTACCAACCAAGAATACATTTTGACCAAAATAAGCTAGAAGAATTAGCTCAGTCTATAAAAGAAAACGGATTGATCCAACCAATCATTGTAAGAAAGTCGTCCATTATTGGTTATGAACTATTAGCAGGTGAGAGAAGATGGAGAGCTAGTCAATTAGC is drawn from Streptococcus sp. 29892 and contains these coding sequences:
- the rlmH gene encoding 23S rRNA (pseudouridine(1915)-N(3))-methyltransferase RlmH, which codes for MKIKLITVGKLKEKYLKDGIAEYSKRLGRFTKLELIELADEKTPDKASQAENEQILKKEAERIMAKIGERDYVIALAIEGKQFPSEEFSKKLADITVSGYSDITFIIGGSLGLDPQVKKRANLLMSFGQLTLPHQLMKLVLIEQIYRAFMIQQGSPYHK
- a CDS encoding S1C family serine protease, which translates into the protein MKKYLKFAILFVVGFVGGLAGALTAPLFQPQVQQASSAITSVSNVQYDNETSTTKAVEKVQNAVVSVINYQTAASNSLSAIFGNIASSDELAVAGEGSGVIYKKDGNNAYIVTNTHVINNAEKIDILLASGEKVAGELVGADTYSDIAVIKITADKVTAVAEFADSDTIKVGETAIAIGSPLGSVYANTVTQGIISSLSRTVTSQSEDGQTISTNAIQTDTAINPGNSGGPLINIQGQVIGITSSKISSSSLTSSGVTVEGMGFAIPSNDAVAIINQLETDGKVSRPALGVHMVNLTDLSTSQLEKAGLSNTELTSGVIVVSTQAGLPADGKFETYDVITEIDGDVIENKSDLQSALYKHQIGDSISITYYRNNKKETVDIKLTHSTEQLQ